The Kluyveromyces lactis strain NRRL Y-1140 chromosome D complete sequence genome has a window encoding:
- a CDS encoding uncharacterized protein (conserved hypothetical protein), producing MSEYGNIPYPIKDLDSFTLSEETRPTYDKLNTQQGKVNLQHNSAGQIKSDKTLPKLSNLKDKFKIRNNKYLRSASSPEKEERDKQQNTIVIVTDDEEPEKQTVQQDIYQEYIPSRIHTTGRESSKHRKIKLTNRRSANPQRQSESIGTIVTQSTPIPVSSNIDQPSILNTFSSSLKSVFDYVDTVIDVRFPLLISYRRHVKIMLIVIFILQVNWYIELLIILIARSVYQ from the coding sequence ATGTCGGAATACGGAAATATTCCATACCCAATAAAAGATCTTGATAGCTTCACGTTATCCGAGGAGACAAGGCCAACTTATGATAAGTTAAATACGCAACAGGGGAAGGTAAACCTTCAACACAATAGCGCTGGGCAAATCAAGTCGGATAAAACACTGCCGAAACTGAGCAATTTGAAAGACAAATTCAAGATAAGGAATAATAAATATCTACGAAGTGCTTCTTCACcggagaaagaagaacgaGATAAACAGCAAAATACAATTGTTATAGTgactgatgatgaagaaccGGAGAAACAAACTGTGCAACAAGACATTTACCAGGAGTATATACCGAGCCGAATTCATACCACCGGGCGCGAAAGTTCCAAGCACAGGAAAATTAAGTTAACCAATCGAAGATCTGCCAATCCTCAGAGACAATCTGAATCAATAGGGACAATTGTTACTCAATCAACTCCAATTCCAGTATCAAGCAACATCGATCAACCTTCGATATTAAACACATTTAGTAGCAGTCTCAAATCTGTATTTGATTATGTGGATACTGTCATTGATGTAAGGTTCCCATTGCTGATATCATATCGAAGGCACGTAAAAATCATGTTAATTGTAATATTTATACTTCAGGTCAACTGGTATATCGAGCTACTCATCATTTTGATTGCAAGAAGTGTATATCAATGA
- the UTP23 gene encoding rRNA-binding ribosome biosynthesis protein UTP23 (similar to uniprot|Q12339 Saccharomyces cerevisiae YOR004W Protein required for cell viability): MRQKRAKSYRKQMLVYNHTFKFRQPYQVLVDDQLVLETFNSSFDFVKGLQRTLQAEVKPMITQCCMQSLYQTNNQGAIDAGKQFERRRCNHDPKEPKSVLECLTSVVDVNGKNKHRYVVATQDVEIRRRLRKIPGVPLVYMNRSVMVMEPLSNASEKVSREVEEQKLYKGLNDPKFAGIARDENDEAGAENQENKPKKRKGPKEPNPLSMKKKKTTESTGSISSLSASSNNISTPTEAGDVSGTSKNKRRRKHKKSNDKPNDSADSIQ, from the coding sequence atgcGTCAAAAGAGAGCCAAGTCGTATAGAAAGCAGATGTTGGTTTACAACCACACTTTCAAGTTTAGACAACCCTATCAAGTCTTGGTAGACGATCAACTAGTTCTGGAGACTTTCAACtcatcttttgattttgtgAAGGGATTGCAAAGGACTTTGCAAGCTGAGGTAAAGCCTATGATTACTCAATGTTGTATGCAGTCATTATACCAAACGAATAATCAAGGAGCCATCGATGCAGGAAAACAGTTTGAAAGACGTCGTTGCAACCATGATCCAAAGGAGCCAAAGAGCGTACTAGAATGTCTCACGAGTGTTGTGGATGTGAATGGGAAGAATAAGCACAGATATGTGGTAGCGACACAGgatgttgaaattagaaGAAGGCTAAGGAAGATTCCTGGTGTTCCCTTGGTATACATGAACAGATCAGTGATGGTGATGGAGCCGTTAAGTAATGCCAGTGAGAAAGTGAGTCGAGAAGTGGAGGAACAGAAACTATACAAGGGTTTGAATGACCCCAAGTTTGCGGGTATTGCGCGTGACGAAAATGATGAGGCAGGTGCCGAGAATCAGGAGAATAAACcgaaaaaaagaaagggGCCTAAGGAACCTAATCCACTAAgtatgaagaagaagaaaacgacTGAGTCAACTggttcaatttcttcactGTCTGCTTCGTCTAACAACATATCTACCCCTACCGAAGCGGGCGATGTTTCCGGCACTTCtaagaacaaaagaagaagaaaacataAGAAATCTAACGATAAACCTAATGATTCGGCTGATTCAATACAATAA